From the genome of Brassica napus cultivar Da-Ae chromosome C5 unlocalized genomic scaffold, Da-Ae chrC05_Random_9, whole genome shotgun sequence, one region includes:
- the LOC125594916 gene encoding josephin-like protein isoform X1 — MNHAQIMVVCLVSDMNHSMSCSSTEFFCRLVKVFSYVLQFYRIFSQPQTREWNLPIHKCKFKIGLSWSQKYTFSRVFCVQMSDHQRRMMLNGCFIRKSLFHRLNKATGTKRISTSTRPVPRDASVNQSAIKGPHGGKIPGCTTSCRLRLPRKTEVTAARMIKQLGCKFAKGLRLVVMRKKRKSSPSKGSSSFSSGRSQPSIMPLSNESHRSEAIEDCIEFINSSSSFNRSNSTC; from the exons ATGAACCATGCTCAGATTATGGTAGTGTGCCTTGTCTCAGACATGAACCATTCTATGTCCTGCAGTTCTACAGAATTTTTTTGCAGGTTGGTGAAGGTCTTCTCCTATGTCCTGCAGTTCTACAGAATCTTTTCGCAG CCGCAGACTCGTGAATGGAATCTGCCCATCCATAAATGTAAGTTTAAAATTGGCCTCTCCTGGAGTCAAAAATATACCTTTTCCAGAGTGTTTTGCGTACAAATGAGTGATCATCAAAGAAGAATGATGCTAAATGGTTGCTTCATTAGAAAGAGCCTTTTTCATCGCTTAAACAAAG CTACTGGAACAAAACGAATCAGCACAAGCACTAGACCAGTTCCGAGAGATGCCTCAGTTAATCAAAGCGCAATCAAGGGACCTCATGGTGGTAAGATCCCCGGGTGCACAACGAGCTGCAGATTAAGGTTACCGAGGAAGACAGAGGTCACAGCAGCAAGAATGATCAAGCAACTTGGCTGTAAATTTGCAAAAGGTTTGCGCCTGGTggtgatgaggaagaagaggaaatctTCACCGTCAaagggttcttcttctttttcctcaggGAGGTCTCAGCCGTCGATCATGCCTTTAAGCAATGAAAGTCATAGATCAGAGGCCATAGAAGACTGCATAGAGTTCATCAACTCATCATCCTCCTTCAACAGATCAAACTCTACTTGTTAA
- the LOC125594916 gene encoding josephin-like protein isoform X2, with translation MNHAQIMVVCLVSDMNHSMSCSSTEFFCRLVKVFSYVLQFYRIFSQPQTREWNLPIHKSTGTKRISTSTRPVPRDASVNQSAIKGPHGGKIPGCTTSCRLRLPRKTEVTAARMIKQLGCKFAKGLRLVVMRKKRKSSPSKGSSSFSSGRSQPSIMPLSNESHRSEAIEDCIEFINSSSSFNRSNSTC, from the exons ATGAACCATGCTCAGATTATGGTAGTGTGCCTTGTCTCAGACATGAACCATTCTATGTCCTGCAGTTCTACAGAATTTTTTTGCAGGTTGGTGAAGGTCTTCTCCTATGTCCTGCAGTTCTACAGAATCTTTTCGCAG CCGCAGACTCGTGAATGGAATCTGCCCATCCATAAAT CTACTGGAACAAAACGAATCAGCACAAGCACTAGACCAGTTCCGAGAGATGCCTCAGTTAATCAAAGCGCAATCAAGGGACCTCATGGTGGTAAGATCCCCGGGTGCACAACGAGCTGCAGATTAAGGTTACCGAGGAAGACAGAGGTCACAGCAGCAAGAATGATCAAGCAACTTGGCTGTAAATTTGCAAAAGGTTTGCGCCTGGTggtgatgaggaagaagaggaaatctTCACCGTCAaagggttcttcttctttttcctcaggGAGGTCTCAGCCGTCGATCATGCCTTTAAGCAATGAAAGTCATAGATCAGAGGCCATAGAAGACTGCATAGAGTTCATCAACTCATCATCCTCCTTCAACAGATCAAACTCTACTTGTTAA